One region of Chryseobacterium muglaense genomic DNA includes:
- a CDS encoding RNA polymerase sigma factor translates to MEKELLLECQRNDRNAQRKVYEKMAGKLYTVCKRYLKNDEDIQEVLADTFYKIFTKLNQLQNHDIFEAWAKKIAVNECLQKLRSMKALNVSLEEDFVESTGSPTDSISFEKDILKLLNFLPEGCRAIFNLFAIEGYPHKEIATMLSISEGTSKSQLNFARKKLQELLVNHNI, encoded by the coding sequence ATGGAAAAAGAATTACTGTTAGAATGCCAACGGAACGACCGCAACGCCCAGCGGAAAGTTTACGAAAAAATGGCGGGCAAGCTGTACACAGTCTGCAAACGTTATCTGAAAAACGATGAAGACATACAAGAAGTATTGGCCGATACTTTTTATAAAATATTCACAAAGCTGAATCAATTACAAAACCATGATATTTTCGAAGCTTGGGCTAAGAAAATTGCAGTGAATGAATGTTTACAGAAGCTTAGAAGTATGAAAGCTTTGAATGTTTCATTAGAAGAAGATTTTGTAGAATCGACAGGCTCTCCAACCGACAGTATTTCGTTTGAGAAAGATATTCTCAAACTCTTGAATTTCCTTCCGGAAGGTTGCAGAGCAATTTTCAATCTTTTTGCCATTGAAGGTTATCCGCACAAAGAGATCGCCACAATGCTTTCAATCAGTGAAGGAACTTCAAAATCTCAGCTGAATTTTGCAAGAAAAAAACTTCAGGAACTTTTGGTCAATCACAACATTTAA
- a CDS encoding GbsR/MarR family transcriptional regulator, with protein sequence MQLSEAKEKYIQTWGTFATNWGINRTMAQVHALLLANGKPLSTDEVMEQLEISRGNANMNLRNLIDWGIVKKEFIKGDRKEYFVAEKDVWYLFKQITKERRKREIEPVIAFLDELKNIEDKDSEEAQEFIKLMNDFSSVTGKINNIMDLAIKSDDHWLVGKITNLLK encoded by the coding sequence ATGCAACTTTCAGAAGCCAAAGAAAAATACATTCAAACTTGGGGAACTTTTGCTACTAATTGGGGAATCAATCGTACAATGGCGCAGGTTCATGCTTTACTTTTGGCAAATGGAAAACCACTTTCAACGGATGAGGTAATGGAGCAGCTTGAAATTTCAAGAGGAAATGCCAATATGAATCTTCGGAATCTGATAGATTGGGGAATTGTAAAAAAAGAATTTATCAAAGGCGACCGAAAAGAGTATTTTGTAGCCGAAAAAGATGTTTGGTACTTGTTTAAGCAGATTACAAAAGAACGCAGAAAACGAGAAATTGAACCGGTTATAGCTTTTTTGGACGAACTGAAAAACATTGAAGATAAAGACTCCGAAGAAGCTCAGGAATTTATAAAATTAATGAACGATTTTAGCTCTGTCACAGGAAAAATAAACAATATTATGGACCTGGCGATAAAAAGTGACGACCATTGGTTAGTTGGAAAGATTACCAATTTATTAAAATAA
- a CDS encoding SRPBCC family protein, with protein sequence MSTIYLTTVIKSDIHKVFDLARDIDLHQKSTSKTNEKAVAGRTSGLIELNETVTWRAKHLGFYQTHQSKITEMEKPYQFIDVMLKGRFKSFKHQHVFKTEGKNTVMTDILEFESPYGIIGKIFNKIFLKNYMKNFLLERNKLIKVMAEK encoded by the coding sequence ATGTCTACAATCTATTTAACAACAGTTATTAAATCAGATATTCACAAAGTTTTCGATTTGGCTAGAGATATTGATTTGCACCAAAAATCAACTTCAAAAACTAATGAAAAAGCTGTCGCAGGAAGAACTTCAGGTTTAATCGAATTGAACGAAACCGTTACCTGGAGAGCAAAACATCTAGGATTTTATCAAACTCATCAGTCAAAAATTACAGAGATGGAAAAACCTTATCAATTCATTGATGTCATGCTGAAGGGAAGATTTAAATCATTTAAACATCAGCATGTTTTTAAAACAGAAGGTAAAAATACAGTTATGACCGATATTTTAGAGTTTGAATCTCCTTATGGAATTATTGGTAAAATTTTCAATAAAATATTTCTGAAAAACTACATGAAAAACTTTCTTTTAGAACGAAACAAATTGATTAAAGTAATGGCAGAAAAATAA
- a CDS encoding vWA domain-containing protein — MENNHDIDKKFNEASQSLEEPATFPGFDKVWAKVEEKLDKKEDKKKIIPIWFPYGIAASLIIGLGAFYFINKNDVSEINKPAIAQNEVSPKVSSDVQAIDSMVKSNIEKQIDGLKENQNQKILAYEDAKTFHNNQEFEKVFISKGNSIINRNESNGIIPIEINHKVPQVPVDSGYKESKIEEVVVLGYNKTQTSPKSYSSTTVNAQKVENRANQGYLNSLQGSVPGLAINSNSSTPGSSRINYNIKNEFKQSNNISQTLIGKVSGLQTVPNPEIQLKIRGISSLNANSQPLYVINGVIQNDAEFRKLNPNTIESVSVLKDAAATSIYGNRGSNGVIVIKTKRLSRKERKAFEKLQKVQDSINASKQIQQRNNEEYDAFVENPFELTKNQSVSTFSIDVDKAAYSNIRRMINNGEYVNKNAVRIEEMINYFKYDYPQPKNNEPFSINTEYNDSPWNNKHKLLKIGLQGKEIPTNKLPNSNFVFLIDVSGSMNEPNKLPLLKSSFKVLLEQLRPTDKVGIVVYAGSAGMVLPPTSAKEKGKIIEALDKLQAGGSTAGGEGIELAYKLAQENFIKNGNNRVIIATDGDFNVGASSTGDLQTLVEEKRKSGVFLTCLGFGMGNFKDNRMETLANKGNGNYAYIDNLQEANKFLGKEFAGNMYAIAKDVKIQIEFNPKYVKSYRLIGYENRKLKNEDFTNDKIDAGELGSGHTVTALYEVIPNDVNSEFLPKENDLKYTKNTNDENFNDELATVKFRYKKPDGDTSSEIVQVVKNTESSFSSSSDDFKFASSVAWFGLVLRNSALIKNKDLNEIEKLAKKGRGKDEDGYRAEFVRLIETYQSTKK, encoded by the coding sequence ATGGAAAATAATCACGATATAGATAAAAAATTCAATGAGGCTTCTCAATCTTTGGAAGAACCTGCAACTTTTCCGGGTTTTGATAAAGTTTGGGCAAAAGTTGAGGAAAAATTAGATAAAAAAGAAGACAAAAAGAAAATTATTCCAATCTGGTTTCCTTACGGTATCGCAGCAAGTTTAATCATTGGTTTAGGCGCATTTTATTTCATCAATAAAAATGATGTTTCTGAAATTAATAAACCTGCAATTGCTCAGAATGAAGTTTCTCCTAAAGTAAGTTCAGATGTTCAGGCAATTGACAGTATGGTGAAATCTAATATAGAAAAACAGATTGATGGATTAAAAGAAAACCAAAATCAAAAAATATTGGCTTATGAAGACGCTAAAACCTTTCACAATAATCAAGAATTTGAAAAGGTTTTTATCTCAAAAGGAAATTCAATCATAAACCGAAATGAAAGTAATGGAATTATCCCAATAGAAATTAATCATAAAGTCCCACAAGTACCTGTAGACAGTGGTTACAAAGAAAGTAAAATTGAAGAGGTTGTGGTTTTGGGGTATAACAAAACTCAAACAAGTCCCAAAAGTTATTCTTCAACTACTGTAAATGCTCAAAAAGTTGAAAATCGTGCAAACCAAGGTTATTTAAATTCATTACAAGGTTCAGTTCCAGGATTGGCAATAAATTCAAATTCTAGTACGCCAGGTTCGTCAAGAATCAATTATAATATCAAAAATGAATTCAAACAAAGTAATAATATTTCACAAACTTTAATAGGAAAAGTTTCAGGTTTGCAAACAGTTCCTAATCCAGAAATTCAACTTAAAATTAGAGGAATAAGCAGTTTAAATGCAAATAGTCAACCTTTATATGTCATCAACGGAGTAATTCAAAATGATGCTGAGTTTCGAAAGTTAAACCCAAATACTATTGAAAGTGTTTCTGTTTTAAAAGATGCAGCTGCCACATCAATCTACGGAAACAGAGGTTCAAATGGAGTTATCGTTATTAAAACTAAAAGACTTTCGAGAAAAGAAAGAAAAGCTTTTGAGAAATTACAGAAAGTTCAGGATAGTATTAATGCTTCGAAACAGATTCAACAAAGGAATAATGAAGAATATGATGCTTTTGTAGAAAATCCTTTTGAGCTAACGAAAAATCAGTCAGTTTCTACATTCTCGATTGATGTCGATAAAGCGGCTTATTCTAACATTCGAAGAATGATTAATAATGGCGAATATGTGAATAAAAATGCAGTGAGAATTGAGGAAATGATTAATTATTTTAAATATGATTATCCACAACCTAAAAATAATGAGCCGTTTTCTATTAACACAGAATACAATGATTCACCGTGGAATAACAAACATAAATTATTGAAAATCGGTTTGCAGGGAAAAGAAATTCCAACAAATAAACTTCCAAATTCAAACTTTGTTTTTCTGATTGATGTTTCAGGTTCGATGAATGAACCTAATAAATTACCATTGCTGAAATCGTCATTTAAAGTCCTTCTTGAGCAATTAAGACCAACCGATAAAGTAGGAATAGTCGTTTACGCGGGAAGCGCCGGAATGGTTTTACCACCAACTTCAGCGAAAGAAAAAGGAAAAATTATCGAGGCTTTAGATAAACTTCAGGCAGGAGGAAGCACAGCAGGAGGAGAAGGAATTGAATTAGCATATAAACTAGCTCAGGAAAACTTCATTAAAAACGGAAATAACCGTGTCATCATCGCTACAGATGGAGATTTTAATGTCGGTGCTTCTTCAACGGGTGATTTGCAGACTTTGGTGGAGGAAAAGAGAAAATCGGGTGTTTTTCTTACCTGTCTAGGTTTCGGAATGGGAAATTTTAAAGACAACCGAATGGAAACTTTAGCCAATAAAGGCAACGGAAATTATGCTTATATCGATAATCTTCAGGAAGCCAATAAGTTTTTAGGAAAAGAATTTGCCGGAAACATGTATGCCATTGCAAAAGATGTAAAAATTCAAATAGAGTTTAACCCTAAATATGTGAAATCGTATCGTTTGATTGGCTATGAAAACCGAAAACTGAAGAATGAAGATTTTACCAATGATAAAATTGATGCGGGAGAATTGGGAAGCGGACATACGGTTACCGCTTTATACGAAGTCATTCCGAATGATGTGAATTCTGAATTTTTACCAAAAGAAAATGATTTAAAATATACTAAAAACACAAATGATGAAAATTTTAATGATGAATTGGCAACCGTAAAATTCAGGTACAAAAAACCGGATGGCGATACAAGTTCTGAAATTGTTCAAGTTGTAAAAAATACAGAATCTTCTTTTTCATCTTCAAGCGATGACTTCAAATTTGCTTCGTCAGTTGCGTGGTTTGGATTGGTTTTAAGAAATTCTGCTTTAATTAAAAACAAAGATTTAAACGAAATTGAAAAGCTTGCCAAAAAAGGAAGAGGAAAAGATGAAGACGGATACAGAGCGGAGTTTGTGAGATTGATAGAAACCTACCAATCGACAAAAAAATAA
- a CDS encoding fatty acid desaturase family protein: MNHTDLIKKVEWKDLKKLSVKEMLIENNISLPWLLISLFLAYKGYYWAALPFSGFYFLTALRQVHNGFHNSLGTGKVLTWLSMYLNSISMIASIHAVKFNHIRHHKFCLSEEDYEGKSASMKWYEAILYGPKHMFLIHWMTFKLANKNYKKNMFLELISITVFVFIAFYFKIDFLIYHILIMFLGEFLMAFFAVWTVHHDTHENPNMARTQRGFWKNKLTFSMFYHMEHHLFPAVPTIKLPELAERIDKVLPELNKKQTF, translated from the coding sequence ATGAACCATACCGATTTAATAAAAAAAGTAGAATGGAAAGACCTTAAAAAGCTTTCTGTTAAAGAAATGTTGATAGAAAATAATATCTCTTTACCTTGGCTTTTAATTTCTTTATTTCTGGCATACAAAGGATATTATTGGGCAGCGCTTCCGTTCTCTGGGTTTTATTTTCTAACAGCTCTGAGACAGGTTCACAACGGATTTCACAATTCATTAGGAACAGGAAAAGTCCTGACTTGGCTTTCGATGTATCTCAACAGTATTTCAATGATAGCATCGATTCATGCTGTTAAATTTAATCACATCAGACATCATAAATTCTGCCTTTCAGAGGAAGATTATGAAGGCAAATCTGCCTCGATGAAATGGTATGAAGCTATTTTATATGGCCCGAAACACATGTTTCTTATTCATTGGATGACTTTTAAATTAGCCAACAAAAATTACAAAAAAAATATGTTTTTAGAACTCATTTCGATTACTGTTTTTGTTTTTATTGCTTTTTATTTCAAGATAGATTTTTTAATATATCACATTTTAATTATGTTTTTGGGTGAATTTTTAATGGCATTTTTCGCAGTTTGGACCGTTCATCACGACACTCATGAAAATCCCAACATGGCAAGAACCCAACGTGGATTTTGGAAAAATAAATTAACATTCAGCATGTTTTATCATATGGAGCATCATCTTTTTCCTGCAGTTCCAACCATAAAATTGCCTGAATTGGCGGAAAGAATCGATAAAGTTTTACCGGAATTAAATAAGAAGCAAACATTTTAA
- a CDS encoding C1 family peptidase, protein MKNKRFASLLFVLCAGSMMFAQDDLINKLKNNQSQNANFQFTTLKDVGATSVKNQGSSGTCWSYSGNSFLESEMQRMGKKPVDLAEIFTARNSYHDKAKLYVLNGGAISWGDGGELHDVVNMYKKYGAVPQDVYTGLKAGQSLNNFKEMQGKLKPVLDSLVEASSKGKLSDNWMASVDAILDEYLGKVPANFTYEGKNYTPKTFAKEVVGINPEDYVELSSYKDYPYYQKFVVPIPDNWSHDSNWNIPMNELTAIIDNAVNKGYSVGWATDVTEPYFSYKNGVAYVPDVDLDQITPEVKKDLFTQSKKDKTITEDMRQKALNNLSTTDDHGMHIVGLAKDQSGKEYYMVKNSWGVTNDFDGYLYVTRPYVEYKSTAILVHKNAIPKNIRKQLKPSKSIGL, encoded by the coding sequence ATGAAAAACAAAAGATTTGCGTCATTACTTTTTGTTTTATGCGCAGGAAGTATGATGTTTGCTCAGGATGACCTGATCAACAAGTTAAAAAACAATCAGTCTCAAAATGCCAATTTCCAGTTTACTACATTGAAAGATGTGGGGGCAACTTCAGTAAAAAATCAAGGTTCATCAGGAACTTGTTGGAGCTATTCAGGAAATTCTTTCCTGGAGTCTGAAATGCAGAGGATGGGCAAAAAACCAGTTGATTTGGCTGAAATCTTTACCGCAAGAAATTCTTATCACGATAAAGCAAAATTATACGTGTTAAATGGCGGAGCAATCAGTTGGGGAGATGGAGGTGAGCTTCACGATGTTGTTAACATGTACAAAAAATACGGAGCCGTTCCACAAGATGTTTATACAGGTTTAAAAGCCGGACAGTCTTTAAATAATTTTAAAGAAATGCAGGGCAAACTAAAGCCGGTTTTAGACAGCTTAGTCGAAGCTTCTTCAAAAGGCAAATTATCTGATAACTGGATGGCTTCTGTGGATGCTATTTTAGATGAATATTTAGGAAAAGTGCCTGCAAACTTTACCTATGAAGGAAAAAATTATACGCCGAAAACTTTTGCTAAAGAAGTAGTAGGAATTAATCCTGAAGATTATGTTGAGCTATCTTCATACAAAGATTATCCTTATTACCAAAAATTTGTAGTTCCGATTCCTGATAACTGGAGCCATGATTCTAACTGGAATATTCCGATGAATGAACTGACTGCCATTATCGACAATGCTGTCAACAAAGGATATTCTGTAGGTTGGGCAACAGACGTTACTGAGCCATATTTTTCATACAAAAATGGAGTTGCTTATGTTCCCGATGTAGATTTGGATCAAATCACCCCCGAAGTGAAAAAAGATTTATTTACACAGTCTAAAAAAGATAAAACCATTACTGAAGATATGCGTCAGAAAGCTTTAAATAACCTTTCTACTACCGATGATCACGGAATGCACATCGTAGGTTTGGCAAAAGATCAGTCGGGTAAAGAATATTATATGGTGAAAAATTCTTGGGGTGTAACCAATGATTTTGATGGATATTTATACGTAACAAGACCTTACGTTGAATATAAATCAACTGCTATTTTGGTTCACAAAAATGCAATTCCTAAGAACATCAGAAAACAATTGAAGCCAAGCAAAAGCATTGGTTTGTAA
- a CDS encoding TonB-dependent receptor plug domain-containing protein — protein sequence MKLKYISFLLLFFAICFNAQRANYYYEKNENDLRDKPLDAEEKKLFLELFGDRKSQNFTKEKVYGQTNHVFYRPNEIIYFKAYIVDAQKNLPSDWSQILYAEFYDPAGKLVSQHNYQIINGASNGDFFLDERAKGGIYKMRLYTNWMRNESHKNYFEKEITVQKTSSPRILMKLDFPKKGLSAGDEVFADFSIRNLQNLAIPFYEGNYEVLVEGKRFLENKFITDKEGTVHIKFNLPKNLSTTDVLLNIKLSYNAFQESISRNVPVTLNKIDILFFPEGGSLVNGKQSNVAYKALNEFQQPVDIKAVIVDENGKKISETESVKFGMGKFSFLPIQNQKFFVKLTSHNISKLYEIPNAKVNAININAEKKNGKIILKIKSDNQQKINVDASFRGEIVQSRSNISSNFEIEFDENLFPQGIARFTVLDSNKNPLAERVVFVNKDQNLQILIKPNQSEYLPREKVVFDIETKDYKGKPVSSNLSLSVLDDKLYSYADDRQNTLISWLQMDSELQGKIEEPPFYFKKEEAKADEALDLVMLTNGYRYFELLPEIQQTKRFTFHKEELNSIYGKIENNKGETVDAEVYLINDNSEILMQKTKSGRFYFKNFPSGNSYQLVAKSKKAKENIKIKLLASEISNNIITQKINAGKSGKDFEVIVDNPALNDSSKDKNDVYKPIQNTMKFQSRGRRVADTISKNTNIEEVVIVGFGERTKQNLSASVQTVTREEIVQNNVLSALQGKVSGIEITPNSGVPGNAQSVVIRGAASITNGKQPLIVVDGVLMDYLNYKINTDNIASVTVLKDAAATALYGSRGSNGVIVINSLAPNYNRTKINLNKRSFYAQETLYNKNSDNINYGRVFTYPVYETPATNYRTDFRETIYWNPTIQTDKNGQAKLEFYNSDANTTFRAIAEGISANGLLGREKKTYSAQSKLQMDAKIPPYLTQGDEPKILVVFRNNSEEKKTISFNKILPNSIKAEISDSLIVLNPKESGKIMLALQGNQPVKSNIQLIAETNTEKERQILPFTIEPKGFRHSQEITASKDSIISFDIPEYLDESLMANFQVFRSSASQFLNDIDRLKQKPYGCFEQTSSTTYPNYFILDFLKNKGSINDKEAKKALELLKTGFERLLTFETKDKGFSLFGSSPPNITLTAYGLMEFNDLKNVLNVDPALIERTSKFILSRKDGKGNFILNNNVNSNDTTKKDQYYWSQQAYILYALSEAGMKDEIVKEYVHLYQVNQYSDDFYLLSLMANVAQQLNKTKDYEFLINRMTEKFNKNNVVAETNFMQGRGDDIRKEALALFALSLMKSQKGNKDLLTKIITRIDTQNIYSSTQTLVLKLKALTEFYKKFPKRETSNEPQIFVNNNEIKENLPINQFLKKGNNELKIKYPSGSGFPMLLSYQFNNLIPNKNPNPELLFTTVLDKNKAKIGDNVRMSIKIENPTDKNFGMITAKIGIPAGLTMDPKNLKAMVERNEIAYFEIFDNYLVLYWYNLNSKKNIQVNLDAKAEFAGKYTGKANHAFEYYYQQNYQWTNGVEVEISE from the coding sequence ATGAAACTAAAATATATTTCTTTTTTACTTCTTTTTTTTGCGATTTGTTTTAATGCGCAACGAGCAAATTATTATTACGAAAAAAATGAAAATGATTTGCGCGATAAACCTTTGGATGCTGAAGAAAAGAAATTGTTTCTGGAACTTTTTGGAGACAGAAAATCTCAAAACTTTACCAAAGAGAAAGTCTATGGACAGACCAATCACGTTTTTTATCGCCCGAATGAAATCATCTATTTCAAGGCTTATATTGTAGATGCTCAAAAGAATTTACCTTCCGATTGGAGCCAGATTCTGTATGCGGAATTTTACGACCCAGCCGGAAAACTGGTTTCACAACACAATTACCAAATCATTAACGGCGCTTCCAACGGCGATTTTTTCCTGGATGAAAGAGCAAAAGGCGGAATCTACAAAATGCGTTTGTACACGAATTGGATGCGAAATGAAAGTCACAAAAATTATTTCGAAAAAGAAATTACTGTTCAGAAAACTTCTTCACCAAGGATTTTGATGAAGTTGGATTTTCCTAAAAAAGGACTGAGCGCGGGCGACGAAGTTTTTGCAGATTTTAGTATTAGAAATCTTCAAAATTTGGCTATTCCTTTTTACGAAGGCAATTATGAAGTTTTAGTCGAAGGGAAACGATTTTTAGAAAATAAATTTATTACAGATAAAGAAGGGACAGTTCACATTAAATTCAATTTGCCGAAAAACCTTTCTACGACTGATGTTTTGCTGAATATAAAACTCAGTTACAATGCTTTTCAGGAATCTATTTCGAGAAATGTTCCGGTGACTTTGAACAAAATTGATATTTTGTTTTTTCCTGAAGGTGGAAGCTTGGTCAATGGAAAACAAAGCAATGTTGCTTATAAAGCTTTGAATGAATTTCAACAGCCAGTTGATATCAAAGCTGTGATTGTGGATGAAAATGGCAAGAAAATTTCCGAGACAGAATCTGTGAAATTCGGGATGGGGAAATTCTCTTTTTTACCAATTCAAAATCAAAAATTCTTCGTGAAATTAACTTCTCATAATATCTCAAAATTATATGAAATCCCGAATGCGAAAGTAAATGCAATAAACATCAACGCAGAAAAGAAAAATGGGAAAATTATTCTGAAAATTAAATCAGATAATCAACAAAAAATTAATGTTGATGCATCTTTTCGAGGAGAAATAGTACAATCCAGAAGCAACATCTCATCAAACTTTGAAATTGAATTTGATGAAAACCTTTTTCCGCAAGGTATTGCACGTTTTACAGTTTTAGATTCCAACAAAAATCCTTTGGCAGAGAGAGTGGTCTTCGTTAATAAAGACCAAAACCTGCAAATTCTTATCAAACCAAATCAATCCGAATATTTGCCAAGAGAAAAAGTTGTTTTTGACATTGAAACCAAAGATTACAAGGGAAAACCTGTTTCGTCAAATCTTTCGTTGAGTGTTTTAGATGATAAACTTTATAGTTATGCAGACGACCGCCAAAATACTTTGATTTCCTGGCTTCAAATGGATTCTGAGTTGCAGGGAAAAATAGAAGAACCACCTTTTTATTTCAAAAAAGAAGAAGCAAAAGCAGATGAAGCCTTAGATTTGGTAATGTTGACAAACGGATACCGATATTTTGAATTGTTGCCAGAAATTCAGCAAACCAAAAGATTTACCTTCCATAAAGAAGAACTCAATTCCATCTACGGGAAAATCGAGAATAATAAAGGCGAAACTGTAGATGCAGAAGTTTATTTGATTAATGATAATTCTGAAATATTAATGCAAAAAACTAAAAGTGGTCGGTTTTATTTTAAGAATTTTCCATCAGGAAATTCATATCAATTGGTTGCAAAATCCAAGAAGGCGAAAGAAAATATAAAAATCAAACTTTTGGCTTCAGAAATCAGTAACAACATTATCACTCAGAAAATAAATGCAGGAAAATCAGGAAAAGACTTTGAAGTAATTGTAGATAATCCTGCTCTAAACGACTCTTCAAAGGATAAAAACGACGTTTACAAACCGATACAGAATACTATGAAATTTCAGAGTAGAGGAAGAAGAGTTGCTGATACAATAAGTAAAAATACAAATATTGAAGAAGTTGTGATTGTGGGTTTTGGAGAAAGAACAAAACAAAATCTATCAGCTTCAGTCCAAACTGTTACAAGAGAAGAAATTGTACAAAATAATGTGCTTAGTGCTTTGCAAGGAAAAGTTTCAGGCATAGAAATCACTCCCAATTCCGGAGTGCCGGGAAATGCACAATCGGTTGTGATTCGAGGCGCAGCATCTATTACAAACGGAAAGCAACCTTTGATTGTTGTGGATGGAGTTCTGATGGATTACCTAAATTATAAAATCAATACAGATAATATCGCAAGTGTAACGGTTTTGAAAGATGCTGCAGCAACTGCACTTTATGGAAGTCGGGGAAGCAATGGGGTAATCGTTATTAATAGTTTGGCTCCCAATTACAACAGAACAAAAATCAACCTTAACAAAAGAAGTTTTTATGCGCAGGAAACACTTTACAATAAAAATAGCGATAATATAAATTATGGCAGGGTTTTCACATATCCGGTTTATGAAACGCCTGCAACCAATTACAGAACAGATTTTCGCGAAACAATTTATTGGAATCCAACGATTCAAACCGATAAAAATGGACAGGCAAAACTAGAATTTTATAATTCGGATGCCAATACAACTTTTCGAGCCATAGCCGAAGGAATCTCAGCCAACGGACTTTTGGGACGAGAAAAAAAAACCTACAGCGCACAAAGCAAACTCCAGATGGATGCGAAAATTCCACCATATTTGACGCAAGGTGACGAACCGAAAATTTTAGTTGTGTTTAGAAATAATTCGGAAGAAAAAAAGACGATTTCTTTCAATAAGATTTTGCCAAATTCTATCAAAGCTGAGATTTCTGATAGTTTGATTGTTTTGAATCCTAAAGAAAGTGGTAAAATTATGTTAGCGCTGCAAGGAAATCAACCTGTAAAATCGAACATTCAACTGATTGCGGAAACCAATACAGAAAAAGAACGTCAGATTTTACCTTTTACTATTGAGCCAAAAGGTTTCAGACATTCTCAGGAAATTACGGCATCCAAAGATTCTATTATTTCGTTTGATATTCCTGAATATTTGGATGAGAGTTTGATGGCAAATTTTCAGGTTTTCAGAAGTTCTGCAAGCCAATTTTTGAATGATATCGATAGATTGAAACAGAAACCGTACGGTTGTTTTGAGCAGACTTCTTCCACGACGTATCCTAATTATTTTATCTTAGATTTCCTCAAAAATAAAGGTAGTATCAATGATAAAGAAGCTAAAAAAGCATTAGAATTATTAAAAACAGGATTTGAAAGATTATTGACTTTTGAAACCAAAGACAAAGGGTTTTCTCTGTTTGGAAGTTCGCCTCCGAATATTACTTTGACCGCTTATGGTTTGATGGAATTTAATGATTTGAAAAATGTGTTGAATGTGGATCCGGCTTTGATAGAACGAACTTCGAAATTCATTTTATCCAGAAAAGATGGGAAAGGAAATTTTATCCTAAATAATAATGTCAACAGTAATGATACAACGAAAAAAGACCAATATTACTGGTCTCAGCAAGCTTACATTTTGTATGCTCTTTCAGAAGCTGGGATGAAGGATGAAATCGTAAAAGAGTATGTTCATTTATATCAAGTCAATCAGTATTCGGACGATTTTTATTTGCTTTCGTTGATGGCAAATGTCGCGCAACAATTAAATAAAACTAAAGATTATGAATTCCTAATCAATCGAATGACGGAAAAATTTAATAAAAATAATGTGGTTGCGGAAACCAATTTTATGCAGGGAAGAGGCGATGATATCAGGAAAGAAGCTTTGGCATTGTTTGCTCTGTCATTGATGAAATCTCAAAAAGGTAACAAAGATTTATTAACCAAAATCATCACGCGAATTGATACGCAAAATATTTACAGTTCCACACAAACGCTTGTTCTGAAATTGAAAGCTTTGACGGAGTTTTACAAAAAATTCCCAAAAAGGGAAACATCAAATGAACCGCAGATTTTTGTGAACAATAATGAAATAAAAGAAAATTTGCCAATCAATCAATTTCTGAAAAAAGGTAATAACGAATTGAAGATAAAATATCCTTCTGGAAGCGGTTTTCCAATGCTTTTATCTTATCAGTTTAATAATTTGATTCCTAATAAAAATCCGAATCCTGAACTTTTATTCACGACGGTTTTGGATAAAAATAAAGCGAAAATCGGCGACAATGTAAGAATGAGCATCAAAATTGAAAATCCAACGGATAAGAATTTTGGAATGATTACCGCAAAAATCGGAATTCCGGCTGGCTTGACAATGGACCCGAAAAACCTGAAAGCAATGGTTGAACGAAACGAAATTGCTTACTTTGAGATATTCGATAATTATCTGGTTCTGTATTGGTACAACTTGAATTCTAAGAAAAACATTCAAGTAAATCTAGATGCAAAAGCCGAGTTTGCAGGGAAATACACAGGAAAAGCCAATCACGCTTTCGAATATTATTACCAGCAAAATTACCAGTGGACGAATGGAGTAGAAGTGGAAATTTCGGAATAA